Sequence from the Ascaphus truei isolate aAscTru1 chromosome 3, aAscTru1.hap1, whole genome shotgun sequence genome:
AATTCAGTGAGGGTGATGGGCAAGTTACTGAGAGCTTTATCAGGAATTCTATACAGTCTGTTGTGAGATATATCAAGAAATGTGAGATTGTAAAAAGTCTGAAAAATGTCTAAGTAACGTTTGTCCCCTTGTTTCCATAACACATCCAGACGATTTCCTGAAAACATTAGCTCTCTCAAAGAGTGACTTTTAATTGGCACCTCAGTTAAAGTGAATATTTCATTCCAGCTTAGGTTTAAAACTTTAAGGTTGGGGAGATTCTCAATGAATTTTAGATGATGAGTCACACCTTCCACAATAAAATAGTGTCTATTATAACTTAAATCTAAGACCTCTAATGTAGGCAACTCATGAAATGCATAAAAAGAAGCTaaatctattttattaaatgacaAGTCTAAATATGCTAGGTTAGATAAGTAGATAAATTCTGTTCCATTTAAATCCTGGCCAATACCATTGGCAGACAAATTCAAACATGCAATATCTTTAAATGAACGAAATTGTTCTGGGTCAATAAAGAAAATGCTATTCAAGCTGAGATCTAAAGTTTTACCATATGAACTACACCGGGGCTTTACTAGTTTGAATGGCTCATGTATTCCATTGGCATATTCTTTAGAATTATCTGAAACATTAGCAAGTAGGTCAATATAGTCATCTGTTGAGCGTCGCTGAATGTTGTGAGTTTGAAATGATTCCAACTCTTTGCTCCTACTGATGTTCTCAGAAAATGGGGATATTTTATTCTCAGACAAGTAGATTATTGTTAAATTTGAAAATTTTGGAAACACTTTAAAATCAATTTGCCTAATGAAGTTTACGCCAAGATTTATGATCTTCAACTTTGGAAGATTTGTGAGAGGAGCTAAGTTCGTGGTGGTAACTTCTTTAAACACATATCCCTGTATATGCAACTCTTGAAGGGATACTAGTTTGGAGAAATTGTCAGAAATATTAATATTCCTTGGATATGATCGTAAATCATAATTAAATGATAAGTCAATTTTTTCTAATAAAGGTAAACTTAGTAAAAATTCTGCTGAGGCTATTTCCTTTACTAAGTAATTCAATTCAAGGTTCAGTACTTTCAACTGAGTTGTGTTTTGAAACCATATGCGTGGTACGGATTTTAGAGAAGTGCTACCAAGGTGAAGCTCTTTTAAGTTTTTGAGTCTTTCAAAAGCATAAGGATTTATTTCAATAGACGATTGTCCACTGCAGGGCTCACATGGATAAGGAGCATTATAGCACCTTGGACAGTTACCACTCAAATAGAGAATTTCTAAATTGACTAGATTCCTAAAATCTTCTCTGCCAATTACTTTTATCTTGTTATTGCTAAGATAAAGTTCTCTTAAAGATGATGGCAGTTTTGGAGGTACATTGGTTAAGTTGTTAAATGAGAGTGATAGTATGGTTAAATGTGTAAGGTTAGCAAATGCTCCATCTTGTATGTCGAAAACTCTGCCACATGCATTACCATAGAAACAGTTATGTCCCAAGTATAGCTTTCTTAAATGTTTGAGTTCTGAGAGACTTTCACTGCTGATTGAAAAAATGTTGTTAAACGTTAAACTCAATTTTGTTAAAGTATTTGGCATTCCAGTGGGTATTTTACATAAATAATTGTTATCAATAAGTAGTTGTTCTAATTTTGTTAAGttggaaaatgtttcattttgaaTGTCGAGTCCTCTTTTGCATATATCCACATCCTGAATTTTCGCCTTTGGAAAATGATTCGCGCTTAAGTCTATTTTTGTGAGGTTATACCAGTCCTTGAAAGATGTTTTACATATAACCTGCACAAGGTTTCCTGAT
This genomic interval carries:
- the TLR8 gene encoding toll-like receptor 8 isoform X1: MKSLQKNTSPPSSQSTSVSARKVKMLITTFNFLPILLLTWSSLGFVHLTKNNRTMPCDIKENYPSIVFDCRDRRLTSVPLPITYVANSTELLLSGNLVQVICKTSFKDWYNLTKIDLSANHFPKAKIQDVDICKRGLDIQNETFSNLTKLEQLLIDNNYLCKIPTGMPNTLTKLSLTFNNIFSISSESLSELKHLRKLYLGHNCFYGNACGRVFDIQDGAFANLTHLTILSLSFNNLTNVPPKLPSSLRELYLSNNKIKVIGREDFRNLVNLEILYLSGNCPRCYNAPYPCEPCSGQSSIEINPYAFERLKNLKELHLGSTSLKSVPRIWFQNTTQLKVLNLELNYLVKEIASAEFLLSLPLLEKIDLSFNYDLRSYPRNINISDNFSKLVSLQELHIQGYVFKEVTTTNLAPLTNLPKLKIINLGVNFIRQIDFKVFPKFSNLTIIYLSENKISPFSENISRSKELESFQTHNIQRRSTDDYIDLLANVSDNSKEYANGIHEPFKLVKPRCSSYGKTLDLSLNSIFFIDPEQFRSFKDIACLNLSANGIGQDLNGTEFIYLSNLAYLDLSFNKIDLASFYAFHELPTLEVLDLSYNRHYFIVEGVTHHLKFIENLPNLKVLNLSWNEIFTLTEVPIKSHSLRELMFSGNRLDVLWKQGDKRYLDIFQTFYNLTFLDISHNRLYRIPDKALSNLPITLTELYLNNNKLVFWGWKKLEKFRNLKLLDLSYNKLVMIESNLSSYTCSLQTLLLNHNMISSLPDRFLYKAGSLAYLDLSNNHLQTINKSTFLSGNENFLNFLLLKGNPFDCTCEITDFVSWINKNNITMPRLATDVTCATPGNKKGHGIIYFDVHACDLNSSSMILFFLSFFLVIHITALPIMKHLFYWDLWYIYQICVAKLKWNKVHTSNCLYDAFIVYDNKDPAVSDWVINELCYHLEDRAEKHVVLCLEERDWEPGKAVIDNLVQSINQSKKTLFVLTKKYVKSGKFKTAFYLALQRLMDENMDVIVIVLLQPVLQHSQYLRLRRKICKSSILEWPKNPHAEGLFWQRIRNVVLTENCSRYSNLYTAPLIPLQ
- the TLR8 gene encoding toll-like receptor 8 isoform X2, whose product is MLITTFNFLPILLLTWSSLGFVHLTKNNRTMPCDIKENYPSIVFDCRDRRLTSVPLPITYVANSTELLLSGNLVQVICKTSFKDWYNLTKIDLSANHFPKAKIQDVDICKRGLDIQNETFSNLTKLEQLLIDNNYLCKIPTGMPNTLTKLSLTFNNIFSISSESLSELKHLRKLYLGHNCFYGNACGRVFDIQDGAFANLTHLTILSLSFNNLTNVPPKLPSSLRELYLSNNKIKVIGREDFRNLVNLEILYLSGNCPRCYNAPYPCEPCSGQSSIEINPYAFERLKNLKELHLGSTSLKSVPRIWFQNTTQLKVLNLELNYLVKEIASAEFLLSLPLLEKIDLSFNYDLRSYPRNINISDNFSKLVSLQELHIQGYVFKEVTTTNLAPLTNLPKLKIINLGVNFIRQIDFKVFPKFSNLTIIYLSENKISPFSENISRSKELESFQTHNIQRRSTDDYIDLLANVSDNSKEYANGIHEPFKLVKPRCSSYGKTLDLSLNSIFFIDPEQFRSFKDIACLNLSANGIGQDLNGTEFIYLSNLAYLDLSFNKIDLASFYAFHELPTLEVLDLSYNRHYFIVEGVTHHLKFIENLPNLKVLNLSWNEIFTLTEVPIKSHSLRELMFSGNRLDVLWKQGDKRYLDIFQTFYNLTFLDISHNRLYRIPDKALSNLPITLTELYLNNNKLVFWGWKKLEKFRNLKLLDLSYNKLVMIESNLSSYTCSLQTLLLNHNMISSLPDRFLYKAGSLAYLDLSNNHLQTINKSTFLSGNENFLNFLLLKGNPFDCTCEITDFVSWINKNNITMPRLATDVTCATPGNKKGHGIIYFDVHACDLNSSSMILFFLSFFLVIHITALPIMKHLFYWDLWYIYQICVAKLKWNKVHTSNCLYDAFIVYDNKDPAVSDWVINELCYHLEDRAEKHVVLCLEERDWEPGKAVIDNLVQSINQSKKTLFVLTKKYVKSGKFKTAFYLALQRLMDENMDVIVIVLLQPVLQHSQYLRLRRKICKSSILEWPKNPHAEGLFWQRIRNVVLTENCSRYSNLYTAPLIPLQ